In Geotalea uraniireducens, one genomic interval encodes:
- a CDS encoding PGPGW domain-containing protein, translating to MKQWSLKKLKRLLVAVIGITILIIGIAMIVLPGPTVVVIPLALGILATEFAWARRMLHIVRERIQRSVNNSKNNNKQKT from the coding sequence ATGAAGCAATGGTCGCTTAAAAAGCTAAAGCGTCTACTCGTGGCAGTTATCGGCATTACCATTCTTATAATTGGTATTGCCATGATAGTTCTGCCCGGTCCGACAGTTGTCGTTATTCCTCTTGCATTGGGAATTCTTGCAACCGAGTTTGCCTGGGCCAGGAGAATGCTTCACATTGTACGGGAGCGGATACAACGCTCTGTTAACAACTCTAAAAACAATAACAAACAAAAAACATAA
- a CDS encoding ParM/StbA family protein — translation MNVLVCDLGFSSAKWIYGERKGRIISAFSYNGDNLLIGEDSLMASGSSYLKTMEELVRYYPVFAEQCLKQAGCEGDILLAVGLPYSYWQEQHKPGGVVPALAKSLTDGAIKDVAVFPQGLGGLRDYLDGLPERPTGNVLGIDIGFNTIIFTLFSPQKKQIIHGKTLNKRGVHQMATSFLLPRIKNLAPSGTFTPVEIAFLIEKGYLQYGFERHDVTREIQEAGVAYIEHIIRDIQGELQAHVGMHADFDRVLLFGGGAAFLKNGLPTRNIEVIVLPEPEYANARGFQTLAFAKGV, via the coding sequence ATGAATGTGCTGGTGTGTGATCTCGGGTTTTCTTCGGCCAAGTGGATTTACGGGGAGCGCAAGGGAAGGATCATTTCTGCGTTCAGCTACAACGGCGACAATCTGCTGATCGGAGAAGATTCCCTGATGGCGTCGGGCTCTTCCTATTTGAAAACGATGGAAGAGCTTGTGCGCTACTATCCGGTATTTGCGGAACAATGCCTGAAGCAGGCGGGCTGTGAGGGGGACATTCTCCTTGCCGTCGGGCTGCCGTACTCCTATTGGCAGGAGCAGCACAAGCCGGGCGGCGTCGTGCCGGCCTTGGCCAAGTCTCTGACCGACGGAGCAATCAAGGATGTGGCGGTGTTCCCGCAGGGGCTGGGCGGCTTGCGGGATTATCTCGATGGACTTCCGGAGCGCCCGACCGGCAATGTTCTCGGTATTGATATCGGCTTCAACACCATCATCTTCACCCTGTTCTCACCACAGAAAAAGCAGATCATCCATGGCAAGACCCTCAACAAACGTGGCGTTCACCAGATGGCTACCAGCTTTCTGCTGCCACGGATCAAGAATCTCGCTCCATCAGGGACCTTCACCCCTGTGGAAATCGCTTTCCTGATCGAGAAGGGCTATTTGCAGTACGGCTTCGAACGGCACGATGTCACCCGGGAGATCCAGGAAGCCGGCGTTGCGTATATCGAGCACATCATCCGTGACATTCAGGGTGAGTTGCAGGCCCATGTCGGCATGCATGCCGATTTTGATCGTGTTCTGCTGTTCGGTGGTGGAGCTGCATTCCTGAAGAACGGCCTGCCAACCAGAAACATCGAGGTTATTGTTCTGCCTGAACCGGAATATGCTAATGCCAGGGGATTCCAAACGCTCGCCTTTGCCAAGGGGGTGTAA
- a CDS encoding NRAMP family divalent metal transporter, with product MFSVSQLYYEFRRIWKAIKLFFIISGPGIVVMVADNDAGGITTYAATGAKYGYHLIWFLVILVPVAYYVQEMTVRLGAVTKRGHGEAIFAGFGAFWGWFSLIDLMIVNWLTLVTEFIGMTSALRIFGVPPWATVLGVCVLMGIMVLNGRYWTWEKIALVFCAVNLIYIPGAFMVHPSVHDIVQTGFRPHLPPGGFNNELFFFLMANIGTTIAPWMLFFQQSAVVDKGTREKDIPWGKLDTLVGSILTVVVAIFIVIVTGTILPGVNIDDAAQASTLLMKTQKYAGTFMAIGLFDAGLLGAICISLASSWAFGEVFGWAHSLNNKVREAPWFYANYFLTLITAGCVVLIPKAPLVLITLFVQVIAVTLLPAALVFLILLLNNKKTMGDYTNTLWQNIITSIIVVAIVILSTLYGISTLFPNMFK from the coding sequence GTGTTCAGCGTGTCCCAGCTTTACTACGAATTTCGCCGCATCTGGAAGGCGATCAAACTGTTCTTCATCATTTCCGGTCCGGGCATCGTCGTCATGGTTGCCGACAATGACGCCGGTGGCATTACCACCTATGCCGCCACCGGTGCCAAGTACGGCTACCACCTGATCTGGTTTCTGGTCATTTTGGTGCCGGTCGCCTACTACGTACAGGAGATGACCGTCCGATTGGGGGCTGTCACCAAGCGAGGTCATGGCGAGGCAATTTTTGCTGGCTTTGGCGCCTTCTGGGGGTGGTTTTCCCTGATCGATCTCATGATTGTCAACTGGCTGACCCTGGTTACCGAATTTATCGGCATGACCTCGGCGCTGCGCATCTTTGGTGTGCCACCATGGGCTACCGTTCTTGGCGTTTGTGTCCTTATGGGGATCATGGTGCTTAATGGCCGCTACTGGACCTGGGAGAAGATCGCCCTGGTTTTCTGCGCCGTGAATCTGATCTATATCCCGGGCGCCTTCATGGTGCACCCGTCAGTGCATGATATCGTCCAGACCGGGTTCAGACCGCACCTGCCACCGGGAGGATTCAACAACGAACTCTTCTTCTTCCTGATGGCCAATATCGGTACCACTATCGCCCCCTGGATGCTCTTCTTCCAGCAGAGCGCCGTGGTGGACAAAGGAACCAGGGAAAAAGACATCCCGTGGGGCAAACTCGACACTCTGGTCGGCTCGATCCTGACGGTGGTGGTAGCGATCTTCATCGTTATCGTGACCGGCACTATCCTGCCGGGAGTCAACATCGACGACGCGGCCCAGGCTTCCACCCTGCTGATGAAGACCCAGAAGTACGCCGGCACCTTCATGGCCATCGGTCTTTTTGACGCCGGTCTGCTGGGAGCGATCTGCATCTCGTTAGCCAGTTCCTGGGCTTTCGGGGAGGTCTTCGGCTGGGCACACTCGCTCAACAACAAGGTCCGGGAGGCCCCCTGGTTCTACGCCAACTACTTCCTGACACTGATCACCGCCGGTTGTGTGGTTCTGATCCCCAAGGCTCCGCTGGTGCTGATCACCCTGTTTGTGCAGGTCATTGCCGTTACCCTGCTGCCGGCTGCATTGGTATTCCTGATCCTGCTCCTGAACAACAAGAAGACCATGGGTGACTATACCAATACCCTTTGGCAGAACATCATCACCAGCATCATCGTGGTGGCGATAGTCATTCTTTCAACTCTCTACGGGATTAGCACTCTGTTCCCGAACATGTTCAAGTAG
- a CDS encoding cation diffusion facilitator family transporter — MIQSPEVQRAKSKAAVFSITSNSILIVLKLIVGIMMQSVSVISEAVHSGIDLVAAIIAWFSVRESGKPADDEHRFGHGKIENVAGTIEAVLIFGAAFYIIWEAIHKLRSGTIAVESLGLGALVMLVSAVANYFVSRYLLNVAIKTDSVALEADAMHLRTDVYTSVGVLGGLVAIKFTGIAMLDPIIAIVVALMIIKAAWDLTKAAFFHILDVKLPDDEEGLIHEVMEKYSDRIIEYHKLRTRKSGHIRHIDMHLVVPKKMTVEDGHTLSHQITADIEQCLAHSHILVHIEPCPGECETCAVECPKVGEVYSEACQELGY, encoded by the coding sequence ATGATCCAATCACCTGAAGTACAACGAGCAAAAAGCAAGGCTGCTGTATTTTCCATTACCTCGAATTCCATACTGATCGTCCTAAAACTGATTGTCGGCATCATGATGCAGTCGGTTAGCGTTATCTCCGAAGCGGTTCATTCCGGAATTGACCTCGTAGCGGCAATTATCGCCTGGTTTTCTGTCCGGGAATCAGGAAAACCTGCTGATGACGAACACCGCTTTGGACATGGAAAAATTGAAAACGTAGCAGGAACAATCGAGGCGGTGCTTATCTTCGGTGCTGCATTCTATATCATCTGGGAGGCGATACACAAACTACGCTCTGGAACAATTGCGGTCGAAAGCCTTGGACTGGGCGCATTGGTCATGCTTGTATCAGCAGTAGCCAACTACTTTGTCTCCCGTTATCTGCTCAATGTAGCGATAAAGACTGATTCCGTTGCCCTGGAAGCTGACGCCATGCATCTCAGGACCGATGTTTATACGTCGGTTGGCGTGCTTGGCGGTTTAGTTGCAATTAAATTTACCGGTATCGCCATGCTAGACCCTATTATTGCCATAGTCGTGGCGCTCATGATTATCAAGGCTGCCTGGGATTTAACCAAGGCTGCCTTCTTCCATATTCTGGACGTAAAACTGCCTGACGATGAAGAGGGGCTGATTCATGAAGTGATGGAGAAATACTCCGACAGGATTATCGAATACCACAAGCTTCGCACCCGCAAGTCAGGCCATATCAGGCATATCGACATGCACCTGGTAGTTCCGAAAAAAATGACGGTCGAGGACGGACATACCCTTTCCCATCAAATTACGGCAGACATTGAACAGTGCCTCGCTCACAGCCATATCCTTGTTCATATCGAACCGTGTCCAGGGGAGTGTGAAACATGTGCCGTGGAGTGTCCAAAGGTTGGGGAGGTCTACTCTGAAGCATGCCAGGAACTGGGTTATTAG
- a CDS encoding magnesium transporter MgtE N-terminal domain-containing protein, which yields MTPLNNTPQDQVFFLSDLAGIPVRNLGKKIGKLDDLMIVEHEKVAEVTSLIISRPFGYKSLLVPIGKVDELKNSGIELSLQDVEAFEGEPEENQILLKDHILDKKVIDLDGNEIDVVYDVKLLLRNGRLYATDVDFSRYGLLKRLGLRYVAQFAYHLAEMFKKETIPWTYVQRLPEKIGSFKGNVQLNILKDALPDIHPVDLADILEELSEEQRLAIFNELETDQASDTLEEMEPRVQRSLISSLDKERVADLIDEMTPAQAADVLSVLPTDQADEILDLMEHDETEKIEALLDKQVDTIANLTTKAYVRFLPDVHTDLVIAAYRTVGQESDVLDYIYVVDHDNKLKGVVSLPELLMAKQSTPLSEIMTTQLISLDCNDSITDAEEKFKRYGFSALPVLDEEDTIHGVVPYRDIMQLEHNYS from the coding sequence ATGACGCCATTAAACAATACCCCACAAGACCAGGTTTTCTTCCTGAGTGATCTGGCCGGGATACCGGTCCGCAACCTCGGCAAAAAGATCGGCAAGCTTGATGACCTGATGATTGTTGAACACGAGAAAGTTGCCGAAGTCACTAGCCTTATCATAAGCCGCCCCTTCGGTTACAAATCACTGCTGGTGCCAATCGGCAAAGTTGATGAATTGAAGAACAGCGGCATAGAACTCTCTCTACAGGATGTCGAGGCATTTGAAGGTGAACCGGAAGAGAATCAGATCCTGCTCAAGGATCATATCCTCGACAAGAAGGTGATTGATCTGGACGGCAATGAGATTGACGTGGTGTATGACGTTAAGCTTTTATTACGGAATGGCCGTCTGTATGCAACAGATGTGGACTTCAGCCGCTACGGGTTGCTGAAACGTCTGGGGCTGCGCTATGTGGCCCAGTTTGCCTACCATCTGGCAGAGATGTTTAAGAAGGAGACGATCCCCTGGACGTATGTACAGCGCTTGCCGGAGAAGATCGGCAGCTTCAAGGGGAATGTGCAGTTGAACATCCTCAAGGATGCCCTACCAGATATCCACCCGGTAGATCTGGCCGATATCCTTGAAGAGCTGTCAGAGGAACAGCGCCTGGCCATCTTCAATGAACTGGAGACGGATCAGGCGTCGGACACCCTGGAGGAGATGGAGCCACGGGTGCAGCGCAGCCTGATTTCCTCTCTCGATAAGGAACGGGTTGCCGACCTGATTGACGAGATGACCCCGGCCCAGGCAGCCGATGTCCTTTCGGTCCTGCCGACTGATCAGGCGGATGAGATTCTCGATCTGATGGAACACGACGAGACGGAAAAGATCGAGGCACTTCTGGATAAGCAGGTCGACACCATTGCGAACCTGACGACCAAAGCCTATGTCAGGTTCCTACCCGATGTTCATACCGACCTGGTCATAGCTGCCTACCGCACGGTTGGCCAAGAGTCTGACGTTCTCGATTACATCTACGTTGTTGATCATGACAACAAGCTCAAAGGAGTCGTCAGTCTGCCGGAACTGCTCATGGCCAAGCAAAGTACGCCTTTGTCAGAGATCATGACTACGCAGCTCATTAGTCTGGATTGCAACGACTCCATCACCGATGCCGAAGAAAAGTTCAAACGCTATGGGTTTTCAGCGTTGCCGGTACTTGATGAAGAGGATACTATCCATGGCGTTGTTCCGTACCGGGACATCATGCAGTTGGAACACAATTATTCGTAA
- a CDS encoding ABC transporter ATP-binding protein, whose translation MIELKNVTKRYESLTAVDDVSFSVNIGECFALLGPNGAGKTTIVKMLLDFTRPTSGSLSLNGIPSTQAECRQSVGYLAENNHIPPSLSGWQYLLRSADLLDMNRSEAADHCRRIVELIGMQGRENTKVSTYSKGMVQRFGLGAALMGNPKLLILDEPTSGLDPIGIRETRLLLDSLKGQGMTIFLNSHLLSEVEKICDTAAIINRGKLLVKDTISSIVKDGETLEDVFVRLVKG comes from the coding sequence ATGATTGAACTAAAAAACGTTACCAAACGATACGAATCGCTTACAGCTGTGGACGATGTGTCCTTTTCTGTCAATATCGGTGAGTGTTTTGCCCTGCTTGGACCCAATGGGGCCGGGAAGACGACCATCGTCAAGATGCTGCTCGACTTCACTCGACCGACATCGGGTAGCTTATCATTAAACGGCATCCCAAGCACCCAGGCAGAATGCCGACAATCAGTCGGATATCTTGCCGAAAACAACCATATTCCACCCTCTCTTTCAGGGTGGCAATACCTTCTACGAAGTGCTGATTTATTGGATATGAACCGGTCTGAGGCTGCAGATCACTGTAGGCGCATTGTCGAGTTGATTGGAATGCAAGGCAGGGAAAATACTAAGGTTAGCACATATTCCAAGGGCATGGTCCAACGGTTCGGATTAGGCGCCGCACTCATGGGAAATCCAAAACTGTTAATTCTAGATGAGCCCACCTCTGGTTTAGACCCAATTGGTATTAGGGAAACACGCCTGCTCCTGGATTCGCTTAAAGGTCAAGGCATGACTATCTTCTTAAATTCACACCTGTTGTCGGAAGTTGAAAAAATCTGTGATACCGCAGCTATCATCAACCGAGGCAAGCTCTTGGTAAAAGACACAATTTCCTCCATTGTCAAAGACGGGGAGACGTTGGAAGATGTGTTTGTTCGATTGGTGAAAGGTTGA
- a CDS encoding Fic family protein, with translation MGMPMALNLKKLPILFLSDSTTSVAISREAKAGRIRKIGPRLYTSNTSDDPAYIIRQNWLQALTLLFPGCVVSNRTALESRVSPAGRVYVTGEYARTLELHGTKFVQVKGAPPAEGDTPLLGIFMASRARALLENLTPSRERSGGELKNLPREMIERRLAELLNVEKEDSLNRLRDQARQIAPLLGLEREFEELDNLIGTLLRTRKATLADPVAKAHQLGTPYDPHALERVEKLWSVLASMPHNYRPTSAGTGTPFYTVSFFDAYFSNYIEGTRFKVDEAKEIVDSGVIPAIRPADGHDILGTYRVVSSLENMTRTPNSPEELIELLHSRHADIMVGRPDKRPGELKEEVNYAGATRFVDPNLVRGTLLQGFSLYKSLEHPFSRALLIMFLVAEVHPFDDGNGRAARAMMNSELVAAKETRIIIPSVFRNEYVASLKRLTNHLQPESFISVMSFAQDFVSRISFDSYATARIQMEECNAFDDPADDKRLLLLVSARIR, from the coding sequence ATGGGGATGCCGATGGCGCTTAACTTGAAAAAATTACCGATCCTGTTCCTCTCGGATTCGACAACATCGGTTGCGATCAGCCGCGAAGCGAAGGCCGGGCGCATCAGGAAGATCGGACCACGACTCTATACGTCCAACACCAGTGACGATCCGGCATACATCATTCGGCAAAACTGGCTGCAGGCGTTGACATTGCTGTTTCCGGGCTGCGTCGTCAGCAACCGGACAGCACTCGAAAGCCGGGTTTCGCCTGCCGGCCGCGTGTATGTAACAGGCGAGTACGCACGAACTCTCGAATTACATGGAACCAAATTCGTTCAGGTTAAAGGTGCTCCACCGGCAGAAGGTGATACGCCATTGTTAGGCATTTTCATGGCATCGCGTGCGCGCGCCTTACTGGAAAACCTGACGCCCTCCCGGGAGCGAAGTGGCGGTGAACTGAAGAACCTCCCCAGGGAAATGATCGAACGCCGACTTGCTGAGCTGTTGAACGTCGAAAAGGAAGATTCTCTCAACAGGCTGCGAGACCAAGCTCGTCAGATAGCTCCGTTGTTAGGACTGGAGAGGGAGTTCGAAGAACTGGACAACCTAATAGGGACATTACTGAGAACCCGTAAGGCAACTCTTGCTGATCCGGTAGCAAAAGCTCATCAATTGGGTACCCCGTATGATCCCCATGCGTTGGAAAGAGTTGAAAAGCTCTGGTCTGTCCTCGCTTCGATGCCACACAATTATCGCCCTACTAGCGCCGGAACCGGAACCCCTTTTTATACGGTTTCATTCTTTGATGCTTACTTTTCGAATTACATCGAGGGTACCCGATTCAAGGTCGACGAGGCAAAGGAAATTGTAGACTCAGGAGTGATCCCTGCAATACGTCCAGCAGACGGCCATGACATTCTTGGTACGTATCGAGTCGTCAGCAGTTTGGAAAATATGACAAGAACGCCAAATAGCCCTGAAGAGCTTATCGAACTGCTTCACTCAAGACATGCCGACATCATGGTGGGAAGACCGGATAAGCGCCCGGGTGAATTGAAGGAAGAAGTTAATTATGCAGGCGCCACTCGTTTTGTTGACCCGAATCTGGTTAGAGGGACCCTTTTACAAGGTTTCAGCTTGTATAAGTCACTAGAACACCCATTCTCCCGGGCTCTATTGATTATGTTTCTCGTTGCTGAAGTACACCCATTTGACGATGGTAACGGCAGGGCCGCCCGGGCAATGATGAATTCCGAACTGGTTGCCGCAAAAGAAACACGAATAATCATCCCTTCGGTTTTCAGAAACGAGTATGTAGCTTCGCTCAAGAGATTGACCAATCACTTGCAACCGGAGTCATTCATAAGTGTGATGTCATTTGCACAGGATTTTGTATCCAGGATTTCATTCGACAGCTATGCCACAGCACGGATACAAATGGAAGAGTGCAATGCCTTCGATGATCCGGCGGACGACAAGAGATTGCTTCTACTGGTTAGTGCGAGAATAAGATAA
- a CDS encoding cation-translocating P-type ATPase, whose product MARKPEIHEHVGLTSQEAARILGEEGPNELPSSKQRGNFQIALDVMREPMFLLLVACGAIYLLVGDMQEAMMLLAFVFFVMGITLYQERKTERALEALRDLSSPRALVIRNGTQQRIAGRDVVRGDIIVLAEGDRVPADALVLDCTSLSTDESLLTGESIAVRKVPGDATSPVVQPGGDDLPFVFSGTLVVRGQGIARVIATGQQSAIGKIGKALQAVTSEETLLQRETGRLVKILATAVLVLCALLILIYGFTRGAWLDGVLAGLTLAMAVMPNELPVVLTIFLALGAWRLSRTQVLARSAPVVETLGSATVLCVDKTGTLTLNRMTVTALNTDGTLYKIGDFRNDPPPDTFHDLVEFSILASQRDPYDPMERAIKDFGEEYLAHTEHLHGDWRLEKEYPLSPELLAMSHVWRAPEGNEYVIAAKGAPEAVADLCHFSDSQHREMMTAVTRMADDGLRVLGVARSYFSKPGLPGEQHDFTFEFLGLVGLADPVRPTVAAALQDCYRAGIRMVMITGDYPGTARSIARQIGLVQPDEVITGPELESMSEVDLQERIRTVNIFARVVPEQKLRLVKALKSNGEVVAMTGDGVNDAPALKSAHIGIAMGGRGTDVAREASDLVLLDDDFASIVRAVKMGRRIFDNLKKAMAYLLAIHIPIAGMSLIPVLFKWPLLFMPIHIAFLHLIIDPACSIVYEVEPAEMDAMQRPPRDPKEPLFSKRVLLLSTLQGVSVLVVLLIVFGVSLVRGHGELEARTLAFTTLIIANLGLMMTNRSWTSTIVRILGAQNAALWWVTGGAVIFLGMALNIPIFREVFRFSVIHPVDVVICVSAGISSIVWFELFKMFSRKKEKNTP is encoded by the coding sequence ATGGCGCGAAAACCTGAAATACATGAACATGTTGGACTAACCTCACAGGAAGCCGCCAGAATTCTCGGGGAAGAAGGTCCCAACGAACTTCCGTCTTCAAAGCAACGTGGAAACTTTCAGATAGCCCTCGACGTAATGCGTGAGCCGATGTTCCTGCTGTTGGTGGCTTGTGGCGCAATCTATCTGCTGGTGGGGGACATGCAGGAAGCGATGATGCTTCTGGCTTTTGTCTTTTTCGTCATGGGAATAACTCTTTACCAGGAGCGGAAAACAGAGCGGGCACTGGAGGCCCTCCGTGACCTCTCCAGCCCAAGAGCCCTTGTTATTCGCAACGGCACCCAGCAGCGGATTGCCGGTCGAGACGTAGTTCGAGGTGACATCATTGTTCTTGCAGAAGGTGACAGGGTTCCTGCCGATGCTCTGGTGCTGGACTGCACCAGTCTATCTACAGACGAGTCGCTCCTGACAGGCGAATCCATTGCGGTACGCAAGGTGCCCGGCGATGCTACATCACCTGTAGTGCAACCAGGGGGAGATGATCTCCCATTTGTTTTTTCCGGAACCTTGGTGGTACGTGGTCAGGGAATTGCCCGCGTGATTGCTACCGGACAGCAGAGCGCCATCGGCAAAATTGGCAAGGCCCTGCAAGCAGTGACCAGCGAAGAAACCCTGCTGCAACGTGAAACCGGTCGTCTGGTAAAAATTCTTGCAACGGCTGTCCTTGTGCTCTGTGCACTGCTTATTCTGATTTACGGGTTCACCCGCGGCGCCTGGCTCGATGGGGTACTGGCGGGACTAACCCTGGCTATGGCGGTCATGCCGAATGAGCTTCCGGTGGTTCTGACAATATTTCTGGCATTGGGGGCATGGCGACTTTCCCGGACTCAGGTTCTTGCCCGCAGTGCACCGGTAGTGGAAACACTCGGTTCGGCGACCGTCCTGTGCGTGGACAAGACAGGCACCCTTACATTGAACCGGATGACGGTCACTGCGCTCAACACCGATGGGACTTTGTACAAAATTGGTGACTTTCGGAATGACCCGCCTCCTGATACATTTCACGATCTGGTGGAATTCAGCATTCTCGCAAGCCAGCGCGACCCCTATGATCCGATGGAGCGGGCCATCAAGGATTTTGGCGAAGAGTATCTCGCCCATACCGAGCATCTCCACGGTGATTGGCGCCTTGAAAAGGAATACCCGCTATCTCCTGAACTTCTTGCCATGTCTCATGTCTGGAGGGCTCCGGAAGGTAATGAGTATGTTATTGCCGCCAAAGGCGCACCGGAAGCGGTTGCCGACCTCTGCCATTTCAGTGACAGCCAACATAGGGAGATGATGACGGCGGTGACCCGGATGGCTGATGACGGACTGCGGGTACTGGGAGTAGCGCGCTCATACTTCAGTAAACCTGGTCTGCCAGGTGAACAACACGACTTCACCTTCGAGTTTTTAGGGCTTGTGGGATTGGCCGATCCGGTCAGACCAACCGTGGCTGCAGCACTCCAGGATTGCTACCGGGCCGGCATCAGAATGGTGATGATCACCGGTGATTATCCCGGCACGGCGCGCAGTATTGCTCGGCAGATCGGGCTTGTCCAACCGGATGAAGTCATAACCGGTCCTGAACTGGAGAGCATGAGTGAAGTGGATCTACAGGAGAGGATCAGAACAGTCAACATCTTCGCCAGAGTTGTACCGGAACAGAAGCTCCGCCTAGTGAAAGCCTTGAAGAGCAACGGCGAGGTTGTTGCCATGACCGGAGACGGGGTGAACGATGCACCGGCTCTTAAATCAGCTCATATCGGTATAGCTATGGGTGGCAGAGGGACAGACGTAGCACGCGAGGCGTCCGATCTCGTGCTCTTGGACGATGACTTTGCCTCCATCGTTCGGGCCGTGAAAATGGGTCGGCGTATCTTCGACAATCTGAAGAAGGCCATGGCCTATCTTCTGGCCATACATATTCCGATTGCCGGGATGTCCCTCATTCCGGTGCTTTTCAAGTGGCCGCTGCTGTTCATGCCGATCCATATCGCATTCCTCCATCTGATCATAGATCCTGCCTGTTCAATAGTGTACGAGGTTGAACCGGCGGAGATGGATGCGATGCAAAGGCCACCCCGCGATCCAAAGGAACCGTTGTTCAGCAAGCGCGTCTTGTTGTTAAGCACACTTCAAGGGGTGAGTGTCCTAGTTGTACTTCTGATTGTGTTTGGCGTCAGTCTTGTCCGAGGGCATGGAGAACTTGAGGCCCGAACTCTGGCATTTACTACCCTCATAATCGCCAACCTTGGCCTGATGATGACCAACCGTTCCTGGACCAGCACAATTGTCAGGATATTAGGGGCTCAGAATGCCGCTCTCTGGTGGGTAACAGGCGGTGCAGTAATCTTCCTCGGGATGGCGCTTAATATTCCTATTTTTCGAGAAGTATTCAGGTTCTCAGTGATCCATCCGGTCGACGTTGTCATATGTGTGTCTGCCGGCATATCGAGCATTGTATGGTTCGAGTTGTTTAAGATGTTTAGTAGGAAAAAAGAGAAAAATACCCCTTGA
- a CDS encoding ABC transporter permease: METSKSLPPITRITKYTLIDEVQQRSFVVMFVFCALCVFLVRGCYQGNYMVNGQILDAGTIVRTLSKATFHVIGAGVMVIAALLSMRIFRRDRNEGMQSCILSKPIARWQYVMGKILGLWVLSTLFMFILHSIVFLITSINLQVFMPGYLVASMLCSINLLFVVIAVLLLSVLMSDIVAFLCVLGVGSVGFVADGIAAASHSQIAQVMMQQPGTGPQSDITWWKVVYVLWPKLLGVQQLASSLIESESNHGIGSLYPFINVLVYCLILGALLFKRFRDEDIV; encoded by the coding sequence ATGGAAACTTCAAAATCATTACCCCCCATTACAAGGATTACAAAATATACGCTTATCGACGAAGTGCAGCAGAGAAGTTTCGTCGTCATGTTCGTATTCTGCGCACTCTGTGTATTTCTTGTTCGTGGCTGTTATCAAGGTAATTACATGGTGAACGGACAGATTCTTGATGCCGGAACCATTGTCAGGACATTATCGAAAGCGACCTTCCACGTAATTGGTGCTGGTGTGATGGTCATAGCAGCTTTGCTTTCGATGCGAATCTTCAGACGTGACCGAAATGAGGGAATGCAATCGTGCATTTTGTCAAAACCGATAGCTCGGTGGCAGTATGTTATGGGCAAAATTCTTGGATTATGGGTCTTATCGACACTTTTTATGTTCATCTTGCATAGTATTGTCTTCTTGATCACCTCCATCAATTTGCAGGTTTTCATGCCGGGGTACCTTGTTGCTTCGATGCTCTGCTCTATCAACCTGCTCTTTGTGGTTATTGCCGTACTACTTTTATCGGTCCTGATGTCCGACATTGTCGCTTTTCTTTGTGTTCTTGGCGTTGGTTCCGTCGGCTTTGTAGCTGATGGCATAGCTGCTGCCAGCCACAGTCAGATAGCACAGGTAATGATGCAACAACCTGGCACCGGCCCACAGTCAGACATTACATGGTGGAAAGTTGTGTATGTTTTGTGGCCGAAGCTCTTAGGAGTTCAGCAGTTGGCATCTTCGTTGATTGAGAGCGAATCAAACCATGGAATTGGCTCTCTTTATCCTTTCATAAATGTCCTTGTTTATTGCCTTATTCTTGGCGCTTTGCTTTTCAAGCGATTCAGGGATGAAGATATCGTCTAG
- a CDS encoding zf-TFIIB domain-containing protein: MKCPICTGVDLKIAERQGVEIDYCPECRGVWLDRGELDKIIERSTTQTPTHTQLEPQKYHSGDIQQQYGKHHDDHGYGHNGQYKKKSWLSELFD; the protein is encoded by the coding sequence ATGAAATGCCCGATATGCACAGGAGTTGACCTTAAGATCGCTGAACGCCAAGGTGTAGAAATTGATTATTGTCCAGAATGTCGTGGTGTCTGGCTCGACAGGGGAGAACTGGATAAAATCATCGAACGGTCAACTACACAAACACCAACTCATACACAATTGGAACCTCAAAAATACCACTCCGGCGACATTCAGCAGCAGTATGGAAAACATCATGATGATCATGGCTATGGTCATAACGGCCAATACAAGAAAAAGTCCTGGCTGTCAGAGTTGTTCGATTGA